The genomic interval CAACATGATGCCCGATGCCGCCCTCGAGCCCACCGAGCGCCAGTTCCTCAATCTTGTGGGCAGCTCGAACCAGATCGCCCAGCTCTACGTCTACCCTTTCACCATCGAGGGGCTCGATCGCGGCGAGAAGGCCAGCACCCACATCGACACGCACTACACCGCCTTCGAAGAGATACGCGCGCACGGCCTCGACGCCCTCATCGTCACGGGGGCCAATGTGACGCGTCCCGACCTCAGCGCCGAACCGTTCTGGGAGCCGCTGCTCGAGGTCATCAACTGGGCCTCGCAGTCGGTGACCTCGATCTTGTGCTCATGCCTGGCCAGCCACGTGCTGCTCGAGCACATCTACGGACTGCGGCGCACGCCGCTGAGCCGCAAGCGCTGGGGGGTGTACCGCCACCGCGTGGCGCGCATCGACCATCCGCTGCTGGCCGACGTGAACACGCTCTTCGACGTGCCTCACTCACGCTGGAACGACATCCCCCGCGTGAGCATGGAGGCGGCCGGCGTGGTGCCCCTCATCACGACGGCCGATGGCGACGTTCACCTGGCGGTGAGCGCCGACGGCCTGCGCTACGTGTTCTTGCAGGGCCACCCGGAGTACGACATCAACAGCCTGCTCAAGGAGTACAAGCGTGAGGTGCGACGCTTCGCGATGGGCGAGATCGACGAGCACCCTCCCCTGCCCGAGCGCTACTTCACCTTCGACGCCCTCGACCTCGTCGAGCGCCATCGCGCCCAGGTCGTCGACGCCCGACGCCAGGGCCAGACGCCCCCCGAGTTCCCGGACGACGCCCTCGAGCCCCTGCTCGACAACACATGGGGCGACAGCGCAAAGACCCTGTTCAACAACTGGCTGGGCCTGGTCTATCGCCTGACCCACCTCGACCGAAAGAAACCCTTCGCAGACGGAATCGATCCCAACGACCCGCTGCAGCGGGGAAAGAAATGGAGCCTCGACCACCCATGAAGCCCGAGACCCTTGCCGTACACGCCGGCTACGACGGCGACCCCACCACCCACGCGGTGGCGGTACCCATCTACCAGACCGTGGCCTATGAGTTCGACGACGCCCAGCACGCCGCCGACCTGTTCAACCTCGCCGTTCCCGGCAACATCTACAGCCGCCTCATGAACCCCACCTGCGACGTGCTCGAGAAGCGCGTGTCCGCCCTCGAAGGCGGCATCGCGGGGCTGGCCCTGTCGAGCGGACAGGCCGCCATCACCTACAGCATTCTCACCCTGGCCCAGGCGGGCAACAACATCGTAAGCGTGCCCCAGCTGTATGGCGGAACCTATACCCTGTTCGCGCACATGCTCGGCGGCATGGGCATCGAGGTGCGCTTCGCCGCCGACGATCACCCCGACACCCTGGCCCGTCTCATCGACGAAAAAACGAGCGCCGTCTACTGCGAGAGCATCGGCAACC from Pseudomonadota bacterium carries:
- a CDS encoding homoserine O-succinyltransferase, whose product is MPLVRHHALPVFDELEAQGKNILPLDRATQQDIRELHIGLLNMMPDAALEPTERQFLNLVGSSNQIAQLYVYPFTIEGLDRGEKASTHIDTHYTAFEEIRAHGLDALIVTGANVTRPDLSAEPFWEPLLEVINWASQSVTSILCSCLASHVLLEHIYGLRRTPLSRKRWGVYRHRVARIDHPLLADVNTLFDVPHSRWNDIPRVSMEAAGVVPLITTADGDVHLAVSADGLRYVFLQGHPEYDINSLLKEYKREVRRFAMGEIDEHPPLPERYFTFDALDLVERHRAQVVDARRQGQTPPEFPDDALEPLLDNTWGDSAKTLFNNWLGLVYRLTHLDRKKPFADGIDPNDPLQRGKKWSLDHP